Within the Deltaproteobacteria bacterium genome, the region CGCCGAACTGATGGAAATCATCAGCAAAAGGAGAATCCCTATAAGACTGCCCTCGGATCTCACAAGCCCCAGAAACATCTCCGGGGTACGGACAGAAATCCTCCACCCCGAACCCGAAGGCCAACAGAACCAAGCGTCCTTCCCCCCTTCGAGGGATCTGAACAACCGGTCCCTGGTCGTAAAACTGTCCTACGAAGGAATCTCCTGCCTGTTTCCAGGAGACATTGAGGAGGAGGGCGAGAAGGTGCTGGTTTCCCGCCGGGGATCCCGCCTTCGAAGCGATATTCTTCTCGTGCCCCACCACGGAAGCAGGGCTTCTTGCACCGATGGATTTCTCAGGGAGGTAAATCCCAGGGTCTGCGTCATTTCTTGTGGAAGCGGCAATTTTTTTGGTTTTCCACACCCCGAACTCCTCCGGAGACTGATGAGGGCGGGTTGCCGTATACTGCGAACCGACTGCTCCGGGGCCATCGTCCTTGAGACGGCCGGCGGCAGGATTCAGGCAATGCTTCAGAAGGGTATGGATGAGAAATGACAGGCAGCGCTTCGCAGGGGGAAGGGAAGAGGTGTGATCACCTCTCGGGGGGCGGGCCACCCCCTTTCAAGCATTGAAGGTAATCAGTATAATCCTCCGGGGTGTCGATATCCAGATCCCGGTAATCAGCTCCCACCTCTACCAAGCAAATCCGGCCGGCGGACTTCCTGAAGAGTTCCCGGGCCCCCCGGTCTCCCGTGAGTCGGTGGAGTTCGGGAAAAAACCTTCGACCGATGATCACGGGATGGGACCACCTCTCACCGATGCGGACGGCCCCCAGGGATCTGGGGGAGGCGGAGTAGCCTTGGAGGAGCTTGTTGATGACACCTGCGGTGATATAAGGCATGTCCGCCAGGAGGATCATGACGTGGTCGGCCGTCTTTTCCGCCCTCTCTAAACCCGCCCGGATGGAGCTGCTGAGCCCCTCCCGCCAGCAAGGATTCTCAACGACCGTGATTTTGGGATGGTTCAAATCAGTGACCAGGCTTTTCTGAATGAGCCGGGCACGGTCCCCCAGTACCAGGAAAACGGAATGAAGATCCGAGAGGAGAGCCTCCCGCAACATTCGATCAAGCAGGAAGTCCCCTTCAACGGGGAGCAATTGTTTGGGGTCTCCCATCCGACGGGAGCCCCCTGCAGCGAGGAGAAGACCTGCAACCTTTTTCAACGGCCCGCTTCCTCACGCCCCCGCCCGAGACCCCCGGCAAAGACCCTGAGATTGGTTTCCTTGAACCTATCGGGACTGATTCTTTCCACCGTTTGCCGTAATTCCTCTTCGCTTAAGGGATCTTCTTCGTAAGCCGCGAAATATCCCAGAAGGGCCAGGTTGGTGGATAGGGGGGCATTGCATTCCCCGGCGATGGCCGTGGCCGGAACTGCCCGGAAAAGGATTCCCTGCCTCTCCAGGTAATCCGTGACCTCTTTCCTGAGCCCTTTGCGGGGATCCGCATTGATATAGAGCCGGGCACCCGGCGAGAGAAAAGGAAGGTTGCGGTAACCCTCGATCTCGTCAAGGGCCAAAACGAAGTGGGCGGATCCGGTCCGGACCAGCGAACCTTTCACGTCCCCCAGCCTGAGGTGGGAAACGACGGATCCCCCCCGTTGAGCCATTCCATGGGTCTCGGCCCCCATGACCTTCAACCCCTTATGTAGTGCGCACTCCGCAAGCACCTTGGTCATGAAAAGGATGCCCTGGCCGCCCAAACCGCACAATACAAAATTTGTTCTATCC harbors:
- a CDS encoding nucleotidyltransferase family protein translates to MKKVAGLLLAAGGSRRMGDPKQLLPVEGDFLLDRMLREALLSDLHSVFLVLGDRARLIQKSLVTDLNHPKITVVENPCWREGLSSSIRAGLERAEKTADHVMILLADMPYITAGVINKLLQGYSASPRSLGAVRIGERWSHPVIIGRRFFPELHRLTGDRGARELFRKSAGRICLVEVGADYRDLDIDTPEDYTDYLQCLKGGGPPPER
- a CDS encoding indolepyruvate oxidoreductase subunit beta, coding for MDRTNFVLCGLGGQGILFMTKVLAECALHKGLKVMGAETHGMAQRGGSVVSHLRLGDVKGSLVRTGSAHFVLALDEIEGYRNLPFLSPGARLYINADPRKGLRKEVTDYLERQGILFRAVPATAIAGECNAPLSTNLALLGYFAAYEEDPLSEEELRQTVERISPDRFKETNLRVFAGGLGRGREEAGR